The Roseimicrobium gellanilyticum genome contains a region encoding:
- a CDS encoding ParA family protein, with protein MIALATASQKGGVGKTTVCINLGHALARRGWNTLLIDTDPQGGIGLSLSRNTRKKRGFYDFLMAGGNVRPYILPTRLPEFSILPCGVPDAFLKAGRVDDAPQKIQDLLRQCDILGYDVVLMDTAAGLTGITEVAVRTADWVLIPQQAEPLAVRSVPLLLETLARFRSEGSQVRVAGILLTMLLASHEASLKVARELREMLPASFLFNQAIPRDPLFLEASAHGLPLGLLRKNPPATALLFDQLAADIEERTGLNTRKDQLQSHASLLD; from the coding sequence GTGATAGCTCTCGCCACTGCAAGTCAGAAAGGAGGCGTCGGAAAGACGACCGTCTGCATCAATCTCGGCCACGCGCTTGCCCGGCGTGGATGGAATACTCTCCTCATCGATACGGATCCCCAAGGGGGCATCGGCCTCTCCTTGAGCAGGAATACGCGCAAGAAGCGCGGCTTTTATGATTTCCTGATGGCGGGGGGCAATGTGCGTCCGTACATCCTCCCCACGCGCCTCCCGGAATTCAGCATCCTGCCCTGTGGAGTTCCGGACGCCTTCCTGAAAGCGGGCCGGGTGGATGATGCCCCGCAGAAAATCCAGGACCTGCTGCGGCAGTGCGACATCCTCGGGTATGACGTGGTGCTGATGGACACCGCGGCAGGCCTGACCGGCATCACGGAAGTGGCCGTGCGCACCGCAGACTGGGTGCTCATTCCCCAGCAAGCGGAGCCACTGGCGGTGCGCAGCGTCCCCCTGCTGCTGGAAACGTTGGCACGCTTCCGCTCTGAGGGATCCCAGGTACGGGTGGCCGGCATCCTGCTCACCATGCTCCTCGCCAGTCACGAGGCCAGCCTGAAAGTGGCCCGCGAACTCCGCGAGATGCTCCCTGCCTCCTTCCTCTTCAATCAGGCGATCCCGCGTGATCCCCTCTTCCTTGAAGCGAGCGCGCACGGCCTGCCGCTCGGTCTGCTTCGGAAGAATCCGCCAGCTACCGCCCTCCTGTTTGATCAACTCGCTGCCGATATCGAGGAGCGCACTGGACTCAACACTCGCAAAGATCAGCTTCAAAGCCATGCAAGTCTCCTGGATTGA
- a CDS encoding PTPDL family protein, giving the protein MKLKFKFTPLFASLLLAVGIAHADSVTLKTGEKFEGKILSDTDTEVVLEYNLTPKIKDKKTIKKSDIQDMVKLSPSELAFVEEKMSEVLPTQDLMTGGDYERIIQDKLRTFVAKYPGTKEAGEVEKMISTLSEEKGKVVAGEVKMEGKWLDPATAKREAYNIEAYRTRVAMKAATAGTDEKRFREALRHFDTLRTQYGASAQYVDSIPEALEILAGYQKQLAAMAAEYPVIQKQRDDGMKTLTGGDLQLTRNSIEQEARAFKTVLDAQIKQKVKWRDVYKFDLKSIQSAQDTAMKEAAGLKALDLIALRKENETLGSALRYVADEKPAEADAELDKLRAARATLINRTEMARVEKEVRALKDRMRTQQKGAGAMPVAAATGADEEAPSANPIEEAMKQREKEKQEKASGKSSSKSSKKESDDKDAADDKKDEKKTTKAKTSSSEKSSSTSTPEPEPGLLAQLNDYIPFIGGGLLLILILAMVFGKKKKADA; this is encoded by the coding sequence ATGAAACTGAAGTTCAAGTTCACCCCCCTGTTTGCGAGCCTGCTTTTGGCCGTCGGCATTGCCCACGCGGACTCTGTCACTCTCAAAACCGGAGAGAAGTTTGAGGGGAAAATCCTCAGCGACACGGATACCGAAGTGGTCTTGGAGTACAACCTGACTCCCAAGATCAAGGACAAGAAGACGATCAAGAAGTCCGACATCCAGGACATGGTCAAGCTGTCCCCCTCAGAGCTCGCCTTCGTTGAGGAGAAGATGAGCGAAGTGCTGCCCACGCAGGACCTGATGACCGGGGGCGACTACGAGCGCATCATCCAGGACAAGCTGCGTACCTTCGTGGCGAAGTATCCCGGTACCAAGGAAGCCGGCGAAGTGGAGAAGATGATCTCCACCCTTTCCGAAGAAAAAGGGAAGGTGGTTGCCGGCGAGGTGAAGATGGAAGGCAAGTGGCTGGATCCTGCAACCGCCAAGCGGGAAGCCTACAACATCGAAGCCTACCGCACGCGTGTTGCCATGAAGGCAGCCACAGCAGGCACGGACGAGAAACGTTTCCGTGAGGCGTTGCGGCATTTTGATACGCTGCGCACCCAGTACGGAGCTTCCGCCCAATATGTGGATTCCATTCCTGAGGCTTTGGAAATCCTTGCCGGCTACCAGAAGCAGCTTGCTGCCATGGCCGCGGAATATCCGGTGATTCAAAAGCAGCGTGATGATGGCATGAAGACGCTCACCGGCGGCGATCTGCAGCTGACGAGAAATTCCATCGAGCAGGAGGCCCGTGCATTCAAGACTGTCCTCGACGCCCAAATCAAACAGAAGGTGAAGTGGCGCGATGTCTACAAATTCGATCTGAAGTCGATCCAGAGCGCCCAGGACACCGCGATGAAGGAAGCGGCGGGTCTCAAGGCGCTCGACCTGATCGCCCTCCGGAAGGAAAATGAGACTCTGGGTTCTGCGCTCCGTTATGTGGCGGACGAAAAGCCGGCTGAGGCCGATGCTGAGCTGGACAAACTGCGTGCGGCGAGAGCGACCCTGATCAACAGGACTGAAATGGCGCGAGTGGAGAAAGAAGTCCGTGCCCTGAAGGATCGGATGAGGACCCAGCAGAAGGGTGCCGGAGCGATGCCGGTGGCAGCGGCGACGGGTGCCGACGAAGAGGCTCCCTCAGCCAATCCCATCGAGGAAGCCATGAAGCAGCGTGAAAAGGAGAAGCAGGAAAAAGCTTCCGGCAAGAGCAGCTCCAAGAGCAGCAAGAAGGAGTCCGATGACAAGGATGCTGCAGACGACAAGAAGGACGAGAAAAAGACCACCAAGGCCAAGACCTCTTCCTCGGAGAAGTCCAGCTCTACGTCCACCCCTGAGCCTGAGCCCGGCCTCCTTGCCCAGCTCAATGACTACATCCCCTTCATTGGCGGTGGCCTGCTGCTCATCCTGATTCTGGCCATGGTATTCGGAAAGAAGAAGAAGGCCGACGCCTGA
- a CDS encoding FtsW/RodA/SpoVE family cell cycle protein: MHRASLYILLFSVALLSAFGIVMLASTGYYLEEGEKQTYATMNNQATWLGLALVAATVVAFVNPEKLYEYRWWIFGVALVGLLMCYVPFFAKEINGARRWVSLHSFGLDRPSFQPSEVAKLAIIIVLAGWFARYEPLTREFVGGFLKPGCLLIVTVLLIAGEVDLGTAALVTAVGVSLMYVAGTRWYYLTTVVVAAGSALGLAIRLTPNRVARIMAFLDLEKYKDEIGLQQWRALMALGSGSYEGVGAGDGRLKRGFLPESETDFIFPNVGEEHGFYGTMLIVGLFVSVLIAGMVIAHHAPTRFMRLVALGITVTLALEALINMGVTTALLPNKGLPLPFVSYGGTNLLFAMISVGILVAIHRKSFGSGARKDLLDTRRGGMRPATHGAL; the protein is encoded by the coding sequence ATGCATCGCGCCAGTCTCTACATCCTGCTCTTCTCCGTGGCCCTGCTCTCGGCGTTCGGCATCGTGATGCTGGCCAGCACGGGCTACTACCTTGAGGAAGGGGAGAAGCAAACCTACGCCACGATGAACAACCAGGCCACGTGGCTCGGGTTGGCCCTGGTGGCGGCAACGGTGGTCGCCTTCGTAAATCCCGAGAAGCTGTATGAGTACCGCTGGTGGATCTTTGGTGTGGCGCTGGTGGGGCTGCTCATGTGCTACGTGCCCTTCTTCGCCAAGGAGATCAATGGCGCCCGCCGCTGGGTGAGCTTGCACTCGTTTGGATTGGACAGGCCCAGCTTCCAGCCTTCCGAAGTGGCGAAACTCGCCATCATCATTGTGCTCGCGGGTTGGTTCGCACGGTATGAACCACTCACGCGCGAGTTTGTGGGAGGCTTCCTGAAGCCCGGCTGTTTGCTGATTGTCACGGTGCTTTTGATCGCGGGTGAAGTGGACTTGGGCACGGCGGCGCTCGTCACTGCCGTGGGTGTTTCATTGATGTATGTCGCCGGGACGCGGTGGTACTACCTTACCACAGTCGTGGTGGCCGCAGGCAGCGCCCTTGGGCTCGCCATCCGCCTCACGCCGAACCGCGTGGCGCGTATCATGGCCTTCCTCGATCTGGAGAAGTACAAGGACGAGATCGGTCTGCAGCAGTGGCGCGCGCTCATGGCGCTTGGCAGCGGCTCCTATGAAGGCGTGGGCGCTGGCGACGGACGCCTGAAGCGTGGATTCCTTCCGGAATCAGAGACGGACTTCATCTTCCCAAATGTGGGTGAGGAGCACGGGTTTTACGGTACCATGTTGATTGTCGGCTTGTTTGTCAGTGTGCTCATCGCGGGCATGGTCATTGCCCACCATGCTCCGACTCGTTTCATGCGGCTGGTGGCTCTGGGCATCACGGTCACGCTTGCTCTTGAGGCGTTGATCAACATGGGCGTCACCACGGCCCTGCTGCCCAATAAGGGATTGCCACTTCCCTTCGTCAGCTATGGGGGTACGAATCTTCTCTTCGCGATGATCAGTGTGGGCATCCTTGTGGCCATCCACAGGAAGTCGTTCGGATCGGGTGCAAGGAAGGACTTGCTGGATACGCGGCGGGGCGGTATGAGACCCGCCACGCATGGAGCGCTCTAG
- the hisH gene encoding imidazole glycerol phosphate synthase subunit HisH, whose translation MNLGILDYGAGNLRSVRNAFLAVEQPATFVSAPEHFDALDMLVFPGQGAFGDCVRQLQETGLWDPLKKWLAEERPYFGICLGYQLLFQNGEENPGVEGLAKFEGSVVRFPAQPGLKIPHMGWNKARFTDAAHPAWKGMGDDETFYFVHSYFPQPKDASLAACTTDYSGEFVSGIAAKNLLAVQFHPEKSQKAGLTLLKNALEYLGR comes from the coding sequence TTGAATCTCGGAATCCTCGATTATGGCGCCGGAAACTTGCGCAGCGTGCGCAATGCCTTCCTTGCGGTAGAACAGCCTGCCACCTTCGTCTCCGCGCCGGAGCATTTTGATGCGTTGGACATGCTCGTCTTTCCGGGCCAGGGAGCGTTTGGCGACTGCGTGCGCCAGCTTCAGGAGACGGGGTTGTGGGACCCGCTGAAGAAATGGCTGGCCGAGGAGCGCCCGTACTTCGGCATCTGCCTCGGGTACCAGCTTCTCTTCCAGAACGGGGAGGAGAATCCGGGGGTGGAGGGCCTGGCCAAGTTCGAAGGTTCCGTCGTCCGCTTCCCAGCGCAACCAGGCCTGAAGATTCCGCATATGGGGTGGAACAAGGCGCGTTTTACGGACGCCGCTCATCCCGCGTGGAAGGGCATGGGAGATGATGAGACCTTCTATTTCGTGCACTCCTATTTCCCGCAGCCGAAGGATGCCTCACTGGCGGCTTGTACGACCGACTACAGCGGAGAATTCGTCAGTGGCATCGCGGCGAAGAACCTGCTGGCTGTGCAGTTTCACCCGGAGAAGAGCCAGAAGGCGGGGCTCACGCTGCTGAAGAATGCACTGGAGTATTTGGGCCGGTAG
- the murG gene encoding undecaprenyldiphospho-muramoylpentapeptide beta-N-acetylglucosaminyltransferase, producing MKNPRKKNKQQRQHSQHQKQQKSNQAASHGKPVEQRQKQQGEAALSKPPGKRHYLIACGGTGGHLFPGIAVAEILQGRGHDVTLLISEKKIDALAASNHSTLTFEKMPFLAMPKPWSPKMAGFVMGVWSGLKRCKDLIRKHQTSAVLGMGGFTSFAPVLAGKQCKVKTFIHDSNAVPGKANKLTARFCDEILLGFEECGQFFPEKKAKRTVGTPVRSALLWAATETSEDPYAFFNLNRELPTLLVIGGSQGARGVNNAVAHSLDQLDAIGVQILHITGPGDYQEMRDAYAPKEIRLRSHVAAFCHRMDLAYRVADVALARSGASTLAELATFGVPSILVPYPYAADDHQTKNAAIFDKAGAGMMIKETDLSPEELTEQVRRLIQDKEHHDKMEAAARGMAHPKAAVAIADALEA from the coding sequence ATGAAGAATCCGCGCAAAAAGAACAAGCAACAACGCCAGCACTCCCAGCACCAGAAGCAGCAGAAAAGCAACCAGGCAGCCTCCCACGGGAAGCCGGTGGAGCAAAGGCAGAAGCAGCAGGGTGAAGCCGCCCTCTCGAAGCCCCCTGGGAAAAGGCATTACCTCATCGCGTGCGGCGGCACGGGCGGACATTTGTTCCCCGGCATTGCCGTGGCGGAAATTCTCCAGGGACGGGGGCACGATGTGACCTTGCTGATCAGTGAGAAGAAGATCGATGCGCTGGCCGCCAGTAATCACAGCACGCTGACCTTCGAGAAGATGCCCTTCCTCGCCATGCCCAAACCATGGTCACCGAAGATGGCGGGCTTTGTCATGGGGGTGTGGAGCGGACTCAAGCGGTGCAAGGATCTCATCCGCAAGCACCAGACCTCCGCCGTACTGGGGATGGGCGGATTCACCTCTTTCGCGCCGGTCCTCGCCGGAAAGCAATGCAAGGTGAAGACTTTCATCCACGACTCCAACGCCGTTCCCGGAAAGGCCAACAAACTCACTGCCAGGTTCTGCGACGAGATCCTCCTGGGTTTCGAGGAGTGCGGCCAGTTCTTCCCTGAGAAGAAGGCGAAGCGCACCGTGGGCACACCCGTGCGTAGCGCGCTGCTGTGGGCAGCCACGGAAACCTCGGAAGATCCGTATGCCTTCTTCAATCTGAACAGGGAGCTGCCTACATTGCTGGTCATCGGTGGCAGCCAGGGGGCGCGTGGTGTGAATAACGCCGTGGCGCACTCACTCGATCAGCTCGATGCCATCGGTGTGCAGATCCTGCACATCACGGGCCCGGGAGACTATCAGGAGATGCGGGATGCATATGCTCCCAAGGAGATTCGCCTTCGCTCGCACGTCGCTGCTTTCTGCCATCGCATGGATCTCGCATATCGTGTGGCGGATGTCGCACTCGCCCGCAGTGGCGCCTCCACACTCGCGGAGCTCGCTACCTTCGGCGTGCCCAGCATTCTTGTCCCGTATCCCTACGCTGCCGACGATCACCAGACGAAAAACGCTGCCATCTTTGACAAGGCAGGTGCGGGGATGATGATCAAGGAAACGGATCTCTCACCGGAAGAGCTGACAGAGCAAGTGCGCAGGCTCATTCAGGACAAGGAGCATCACGACAAGATGGAAGCCGCCGCTCGTGGGATGGCGCATCCCAAGGCCGCAGTGGCAATCGCGGATGCGCTGGAGGCGTAG
- the hisB gene encoding imidazoleglycerol-phosphate dehydratase HisB: MSAPRTSKQHRKTAETDIRLELNVDGTGVSEIKTGIGFFDHMLTLFAKHGLFDLKIHAKGDTEVDFHHTVEDTGIVLGNAFREALGAKTGITRYGHMLLPMDETLAQVAVDLSGRAFTVFRAPERVDTIGIGFHFQLVEEFVRGFANAILANVHVEIQYGKDAHHMAEAIFKGLARSLDHATKVDPRVTGVPSTKDVL, encoded by the coding sequence ATGAGCGCTCCCCGCACGTCCAAACAACATCGAAAAACCGCAGAAACCGACATCCGGCTGGAACTGAATGTCGACGGGACCGGTGTGTCGGAAATCAAAACCGGCATCGGCTTCTTTGATCACATGCTCACCCTCTTCGCGAAGCATGGGCTTTTCGATTTGAAGATTCATGCCAAGGGGGACACGGAGGTGGACTTCCACCACACGGTGGAGGACACCGGCATTGTGCTGGGGAATGCCTTTCGTGAGGCTCTCGGTGCCAAGACGGGCATCACCCGGTACGGCCACATGCTTCTGCCCATGGATGAAACCCTGGCTCAGGTGGCTGTGGACCTGAGCGGCCGTGCTTTCACCGTCTTCCGCGCTCCCGAGCGGGTGGATACCATCGGCATTGGGTTCCATTTCCAACTGGTGGAGGAGTTCGTGCGCGGCTTTGCCAACGCCATCCTCGCGAATGTCCACGTGGAGATCCAGTACGGCAAAGATGCGCACCACATGGCCGAGGCCATCTTCAAAGGACTCGCCCGGTCGCTCGACCATGCCACCAAGGTGGATCCCCGCGTCACCGGCGTGCCGAGTACGAAGGATGTGCTCTAG